One Paraburkholderia aromaticivorans genomic region harbors:
- a CDS encoding haloacid dehalogenase type II, translating into MALTDFKALTFDCYGTLIDWESGIASGLSELASRAPEPLARDEILEAHARHESYQQKMTPAMPYDQLLRVVYKRLAEEWGLRYSWAEAVAYGASVGDWPAFPDSASTLQYLKKYFKLVVVSNVDNRSFRASNAKLAVDFDAIVTAEDVGSYKPSRNIFEYLFSTLSAMGIGKDDTLHIADSIYHDHEPASELQLRSCWIHRRYEQRGFGATAKTTVEPSVDYKFTSMAQLVKAHHEDLANG; encoded by the coding sequence GTGGCTTTGACAGATTTCAAGGCACTCACATTTGACTGCTACGGAACGCTGATTGACTGGGAGTCAGGCATCGCATCGGGTCTGTCGGAGCTTGCCTCGCGGGCGCCCGAACCTTTAGCACGTGATGAAATCCTTGAGGCCCATGCACGTCATGAGTCGTATCAACAGAAGATGACGCCCGCGATGCCCTATGACCAGCTCCTTCGGGTTGTGTACAAGCGCCTGGCGGAGGAGTGGGGCCTGCGTTACAGCTGGGCCGAGGCGGTTGCGTATGGCGCCTCGGTGGGAGATTGGCCCGCCTTTCCGGACTCGGCGAGCACGCTGCAATATCTCAAGAAGTATTTCAAGCTGGTGGTCGTATCCAATGTGGATAACCGAAGCTTCAGAGCGAGCAACGCGAAGCTGGCGGTCGACTTCGATGCAATCGTGACAGCAGAGGATGTAGGTTCGTACAAGCCGTCGCGGAATATCTTCGAATATCTGTTCTCGACGCTGTCGGCGATGGGCATAGGAAAGGACGATACACTCCATATCGCCGACAGCATTTACCACGACCATGAGCCTGCGAGTGAGCTGCAGCTTCGTTCATGCTGGATTCACCGGCGCTATGAGCAGCGCGGATTCGGCGCAACGGCGAAGACTACTGTCGAACCATCGGTCGACTACAAATTTACCAGCATGGCGCAGCTGGTCAAGGCGCATCACGAGGACTTGGCAAACGGATAG
- a CDS encoding IclR family transcriptional regulator, with protein sequence MNRPTPSRTAADPARDKDGPGDEVTALARGLTVLRSVAAADAPLSNRELTEMTGIPKPTVSRITATLVSAGFLFRLPDSERFVLTSSVLELSNGFLRNFDIRARARPFLIELAERTALSVHLAVRDRLDMVVIDAIRPRSAVLVSRLEIGSRMNLSRTAIGRAYLAALEAPEREKLLIGLQAAEGDDWGHVSSRLDSALQETIERGFAIATGEWYDGLNAIAVGFTGPSGERYAVNCGGSADQCPRDWLISRAAPALLECVAKIVLEIGGTPGRRLDT encoded by the coding sequence ATGAACCGACCCACGCCCTCCCGAACCGCCGCAGATCCGGCCAGAGACAAAGACGGCCCCGGCGACGAAGTGACCGCCCTCGCGCGCGGCCTGACCGTACTGCGCTCCGTCGCAGCCGCCGACGCGCCGCTCAGCAACCGCGAACTGACCGAGATGACCGGCATTCCCAAGCCCACCGTGTCGCGGATCACCGCCACCCTGGTCAGCGCGGGCTTCCTGTTCCGCCTGCCCGACAGCGAGCGTTTCGTACTGACCTCGTCGGTGCTGGAGTTGAGCAATGGCTTTCTGCGCAACTTCGATATCCGCGCTCGCGCGCGGCCGTTCCTGATCGAACTGGCCGAACGCACGGCGTTGTCCGTCCATCTGGCCGTGCGCGACCGCCTCGACATGGTGGTGATCGACGCGATCCGGCCACGTTCGGCGGTGCTGGTGTCGCGCCTCGAGATCGGCTCGCGCATGAATCTAAGCCGCACCGCCATCGGCCGCGCCTATCTGGCCGCGCTCGAAGCGCCGGAACGGGAAAAATTGCTGATCGGCTTGCAGGCGGCTGAAGGCGACGACTGGGGCCACGTCAGCAGCCGGCTCGACAGCGCATTGCAGGAAACCATCGAGCGCGGCTTCGCGATTGCCACGGGCGAATGGTACGACGGACTGAACGCAATCGCAGTGGGTTTCACAGGACCGTCGGGCGAACGCTATGCGGTCAATTGCGGCGGCTCAGCCGACCAATGCCCGCGCGACTGGCTGATCTCGCGCGCCGCGCCGGCGCTGCTCGAGTGCGTCGCCAAAATCGTGCTGGAGATTGGCGGCACGCCGGGGCGCCGCCTCGATACCTGA
- a CDS encoding MdtA/MuxA family multidrug efflux RND transporter periplasmic adaptor subunit, which yields MDEQQKHSETTRPVPPASQPSSSGGPAGTSNQPPGMVKRHRGRNLALIIAALVILGVVLWRWHPWGGPGGDASGAAGASDASGARAGRAGRGGATANMPQPVHVAAATQGEMPVVLTALGTVTPLANVTVLPQLSGVLQDVYFKEGQMVRKGDVLAQIDPRPYQISLDNAQGTLARDEALLQTARLDLKRYQTLLSQDSIASQQVDTQASLVRQYEGTVKSDKANIDTFKLDLVYARVTAPVSGRVGLRQVDPGNYVTPSLTNGLVVITQLQPISVIFTTSEDNLQQIIQQTQSGMKLSVTAYDRSNTTSLEGGMLETLDNQIDTTTGTVKLRAIFQNNKNLLFPNQFVNTRLLVDTIKDAVIVPTPAVLNGSMGPFVYVVNADNTVTVRPVKIGPVDGERTSIKSGLAVGERVVIDGSDRLKEGAKITIPADKPRGASDARGAAAASGASGAHAHHGKHAAQASQ from the coding sequence ATGGACGAACAACAAAAGCATTCGGAAACCACACGCCCTGTTCCTCCGGCTTCCCAACCGTCCTCCAGCGGCGGCCCCGCCGGCACATCGAACCAGCCACCAGGCATGGTGAAGCGGCACCGCGGCCGCAATCTCGCGTTGATCATCGCGGCGCTGGTCATCCTCGGGGTCGTGCTGTGGCGCTGGCATCCGTGGGGCGGTCCCGGCGGCGACGCGAGCGGCGCCGCCGGCGCCAGCGACGCGAGCGGCGCCCGGGCCGGCCGCGCGGGCCGCGGCGGTGCCACGGCCAATATGCCGCAGCCGGTTCACGTGGCGGCCGCGACACAGGGCGAAATGCCGGTAGTGCTGACCGCGCTCGGCACGGTCACGCCGTTGGCCAACGTCACCGTGCTGCCGCAGTTGAGCGGCGTGTTGCAGGACGTGTATTTCAAGGAAGGCCAGATGGTCAGGAAGGGCGACGTGCTGGCCCAGATCGACCCGCGCCCGTATCAGATCTCGCTCGACAACGCGCAAGGCACCCTCGCGCGCGACGAGGCCCTGCTGCAGACCGCCCGCCTCGACCTGAAGCGCTATCAGACGCTGCTCTCGCAAGACTCCATCGCCAGCCAGCAGGTGGATACGCAGGCCTCGCTGGTGCGGCAATACGAAGGCACGGTGAAGTCCGACAAGGCCAATATCGACACATTCAAGCTCGACCTCGTGTATGCGCGCGTCACCGCGCCGGTGTCGGGACGCGTCGGTTTGCGCCAGGTCGATCCGGGCAACTACGTGACGCCAAGTCTGACCAACGGCCTCGTGGTGATTACGCAGTTGCAGCCGATCAGCGTGATCTTCACCACCTCCGAAGACAATCTGCAGCAAATCATCCAGCAGACCCAGTCGGGCATGAAGCTCTCGGTCACCGCGTATGACCGCAGCAACACCACGTCGCTCGAAGGCGGCATGCTCGAAACGCTGGACAACCAGATCGACACCACCACCGGCACGGTCAAGCTGCGCGCGATCTTCCAGAACAACAAGAACCTGCTGTTCCCGAACCAGTTCGTGAATACGCGCCTGCTGGTCGATACGATCAAGGACGCCGTGATCGTGCCGACGCCGGCCGTGCTCAACGGCTCGATGGGCCCGTTCGTGTACGTCGTGAACGCGGACAACACCGTGACCGTGCGGCCGGTCAAGATCGGCCCCGTGGATGGCGAGCGCACCAGCATCAAATCCGGCCTGGCCGTCGGCGAGCGCGTCGTGATCGACGGTTCGGACCGGCTCAAGGAAGGCGCGAAGATCACCATTCCGGCCGACAAGCCCCGCGGCGCCTCGGACGCTCGTGGCGCGGCCGCTGCGTCGGGCGCATCCGGCGCCCACGCGCATCATGGCAAACACGCGGCGCAAGCCTCGCAATAA
- a CDS encoding haloacid dehalogenase type II, with the protein MELTDFDALTFDCYGTLIDWESGIFQGLKPLLERARTPLTRDQVLEAHARHESSQQKYTPAKRYLELLPIVYKRLAEEWGLSFTYEECVAYGRSVQNWPAFEDSAEALQYLKKHYKLVILSNIDNESFTYSNAKLQVEFDAIITAEDVGSYKPSPRNFEYMLEKLGDRGIKKEKILHTAESLFHDHKPANEFGLASCWIYRRHSQTGFGATMNPRMQPNIDFRFNSMADFAKAHQEARAKK; encoded by the coding sequence GTGGAACTGACCGACTTCGACGCCCTTACCTTTGACTGCTATGGCACCTTGATTGACTGGGAGAGTGGCATTTTCCAAGGCCTGAAGCCGTTGCTCGAGCGTGCCAGGACGCCGCTCACGCGCGACCAGGTTCTGGAGGCCCATGCTCGCCACGAATCGTCGCAGCAGAAGTACACGCCGGCGAAGCGCTATCTGGAACTGCTGCCCATCGTCTACAAGCGACTGGCCGAAGAATGGGGCCTCTCGTTCACTTACGAAGAATGCGTGGCCTACGGTCGCTCGGTGCAAAATTGGCCTGCGTTTGAGGACAGCGCCGAAGCGCTGCAGTACCTGAAGAAGCACTACAAGCTCGTCATTTTGTCGAACATCGACAATGAGAGCTTTACGTACAGCAACGCCAAACTGCAGGTCGAGTTTGACGCAATCATCACGGCGGAAGACGTTGGCTCATACAAGCCGTCGCCGCGAAATTTCGAATACATGCTCGAGAAGCTCGGTGACCGCGGCATCAAGAAAGAAAAAATCCTTCACACGGCCGAAAGTCTTTTTCATGACCACAAGCCCGCAAACGAGTTCGGATTGGCATCGTGCTGGATTTATCGCCGGCATTCGCAGACGGGCTTCGGTGCGACGATGAACCCCCGCATGCAGCCGAACATCGACTTCCGGTTCAACAGCATGGCCGACTTCGCCAAAGCACACCAGGAAGCACGGGCAAAGAAGTAA